The following are encoded in a window of Candidatus Izemoplasmatales bacterium genomic DNA:
- a CDS encoding amino acid ABC transporter ATP-binding protein, with amino-acid sequence MRDDVIVLKGLTKRFSDGTVAVDGVDLAIAGGTVTVVIGPSGSGKSTLLRMINLIEEPTAGSVLFDGVDMRGKDVDPCAHRRRIGMVFQHFNLFPHLTVLENLTIGPIHVLKKSKEDAEAAARTMLSKVGLSGKADNYPSQLSGGQKQRIAIARSLCMEPEAMLFDEPTSALDPEMVGEVLAVMKNLAAEGMTMVVVTHEMDFARVFGDEIVVMDGGKIIEQGPPEVIFGHPTQPRTQEFLHRVLDRI; translated from the coding sequence ATGCGCGATGACGTCATCGTCCTGAAGGGACTCACGAAACGCTTTTCCGACGGCACCGTCGCCGTCGACGGGGTCGACCTTGCGATCGCCGGAGGAACCGTCACGGTCGTGATCGGCCCCTCCGGATCGGGGAAGTCGACGCTCCTCCGGATGATCAACCTGATCGAGGAACCCACCGCCGGCAGCGTCCTGTTCGACGGCGTCGACATGCGCGGGAAGGACGTCGACCCCTGCGCCCACCGGCGGCGCATCGGGATGGTCTTCCAGCACTTCAACCTGTTTCCGCACCTGACCGTCCTCGAAAACCTGACGATCGGACCGATCCACGTCCTGAAGAAGTCGAAGGAGGATGCGGAAGCGGCGGCGCGGACGATGCTTTCGAAGGTCGGCCTGTCCGGCAAGGCGGACAACTATCCTTCCCAGCTGTCCGGCGGACAGAAGCAGCGGATCGCGATCGCGCGATCGCTCTGCATGGAACCGGAAGCGATGCTCTTCGACGAACCGACGAGCGCGCTCGATCCGGAGATGGTCGGCGAGGTTCTCGCCGTCATGAAGAATCTCGCCGCCGAGGGGATGACGATGGTCGTCGTCACCCATGAGATGGACTTCGCGCGCGTCTTCGGCGACGAGATCGTCGTCATGGATGGCGGGAAGATCATCGAACAGGGACCGCCCGAAGTCATCTTCGGTCATCCGACGCAGCCGCGGACGCAGGAATTCCTGCACCGCGTCCTCGATCGGATCTGA